AAAAACCAGTTTGGCGTCAACGAGCGAGATCAGCAGCTCATAAGGTCCTCCATGATGGCCAATCAGCGCGAAACTGTTTTCCTCGATGAGATCGTAGATCGCGATGGCGCGCTCATGCTCCTGATCCGCCGAACCGCGGCCGATCGAGTTTTCGTCGAGCGTGACGGAGATCAGCCGCTTCGACTCGTTTGACTCCACCCTCACGCCTCGAGCTGATTGAGGCGGATCGACACCGAACGCGCATGGGCCTGCAAGCCTTCGGCCTCGCCAAGCGTGACGGCGGCGGCGCCGATGGCGCGCAGCGAGTCCGCATCGCATTTCAGGATCGACGTGCGCTTGACGAAGTCGAGCACGCTCAGACCCGACGAAAAGCGCGCCGAACGCGCCGTCGGAAGCACATGGTTCGAGCCGCCGACATAATCGCCGACGGCTTCGGGCGTATAGGCGCCGATGAAGATGGCGCCGGCGTTGGAAACGCGCGCGGCGAGGTCTTCGGCGTCTTCGCTGATGATCTCGAGATGTTCGGCGGCGATGCGGTCGGCGAGCGGAAGTGCGTCGGCGAGAGTTTTCACGATGATCGTTGCGCCATAGTCACGCCAAGAGGCGCCGGCGATCTCCTTGCGCGAAAGCGTCGAGAGATGCCGTTCGACGGCGGCGACGACCGCGTCGGCCAGCGAGGCGTCGTCGGTGATCAGGATCGACTGCGCGGATTCGTCATGCTCGGCCTGCGCAAGCAAGTCCGCCGCGATCCAGTCGGGATTTGCGGTCGCGTCGGCGAGGATCAGCACTTCAGAAGGGCCGGCGATCATGTCGATGCCAACCTGGCCGAAGACGCGGCGCTTCGCCGCCGCCACCCAGGCGTTGCCCGGCCCGACGATCTTGACGACGGGCGCAATCGTCTTCGTGCCATAGGCCAGCGCCGCCACGGCTTGCGCGCCGCCGACGCGGTAGATCTCGTCAATGCCGGAACGCTTGGCGGCGGCGA
Above is a genomic segment from Methylocystis rosea containing:
- the hisD gene encoding histidinol dehydrogenase, with product MTLRLDAAAPDFEQRFASLLAMKRESSQDVDDTVRGIIEDVVARGDAALVDYSKRFDRIDLEATGIAVSREEVAAAEAKCSAEQLAALDLALERITNFHERQKPQDLRFRDAAGVELGWRWTPLDSVGLYVPGGTAAYPSSVLMNVVPAKVAGVKRIVMVVPTPGGHVEPLVLAAAKRSGIDEIYRVGGAQAVAALAYGTKTIAPVVKIVGPGNAWVAAAKRRVFGQVGIDMIAGPSEVLILADATANPDWIAADLLAQAEHDESAQSILITDDASLADAVVAAVERHLSTLSRKEIAGASWRDYGATIIVKTLADALPLADRIAAEHLEIISEDAEDLAARVSNAGAIFIGAYTPEAVGDYVGGSNHVLPTARSARFSSGLSVLDFVKRTSILKCDADSLRAIGAAAVTLGEAEGLQAHARSVSIRLNQLEA